TAGATTAGTAAGAGAGAACAAGCTAATAGATAACAAAAAGAATTTTTACGCATTCTTCCTAACTAAGAGAGCTATTAAACTTAATGAACCCTTAATGGCTCTTGCCAAAACTGGGACAACAGAATGTATATTTAAGCATAAGTTTAGGGAGGTTTACGGCTGCCTTTTCCATCCGGAAGTAATGAATCCAGAAATAATTACAAATTTCATTTCAAGGACTTAATTAAGCCTAAAGATTTTTCTGGCATTCTCAGTGGTTTTCTCGGCTACGAATTCCGTGCTCTCACCCTTTAGTTCCGCAACAGCCTTTAATGCTTTAATTATATGAGCTGGTTCAGAGGTCTCCCCGGCGTAAATGACCGGCGAGTCCGTCTCTAGAACTATATTTTCTAATGGTGTTTTCATAATAATTTTCCTATGTTCTTTGCTATATGCGGCAGCTGGTGTGGCAGAGATATAATAGCCATGATCAAGTATTTTCTTAAGCGCTTCTAAGGGTCCGCTAAACCAATGAAAAACAGCCTTCTTAACTCCAGTTTCTATGGTCATATTAACGCAGTCTATCCATGCGCCTCTGCTATGAACCAATACTGGTTTATCACTCTCTCTTGCCAAATTAAGTATTTTCAAGAAAGTTTCTCTCTGAATCCCTTTAACACCATCGCTTTTTCTAGCATCCTTGCACCAATAATCTAATCCAACCTCGCCTAAGGCAATAATATTATTAATGTTCTTTTCAATAAGACTGATGGTCTCATTAATCTTTGAAATATCTAAGCCCCAAGGGTGAAGACCGAGCGCTGGGTAGATTTTTAATCTGTTAGTTCCATATTTATGGCTTTCATGCATGACCCAGAGATTAGAGTTATAGTCTGAACCTACAGCGATTATTGCGGTGACACCTACCCTATCGGCTCTTTTAATAGCCTCCTTTAAATCCTTAACCTCCTCCAAGTGGGCGTGCGTATCTATCAGCTCCATACTATTGCCCCGAGGTAAACTATTTTTGATTTTAACAATATTTTGCAATAATAAAGGTTTATAGCGCTTATTAAAATTTAGGTTTACAGTTTTGATGAATGCAAAAATTTAAATCTGACAATCTTGTAATACACTGGAAAATTCTTGGAGTGAACAGAGAAGGTTAAAGAACGCATGTACAAAATAATTGAGAAGAGAGAAATAGCTCCATCAATTAAGCTTTTCAAAGTTTTTGCTCCTGAAATAGCTAAAAAGGCTCAACCAGGTCAGTTCGTCATTTTGAGGGTAGATGATAAAGGTGAGCGTATCCCGTTAACTCTAGCTGACTGGGATGCTAAAGAGGGGACAATAACTTTGGCATTCTTAGAGATTGGTGTTTCAACCAGAAAGCTCGGGGAATTAACGAAAGGCGACATGATATTGGATGTGTTTGGACCACTTGGAAATCCAACAGAGCTGAGAAACTATGGGTCTGTATGTATTGTGGGTGGCGGGGTTGGGATAGCAGCTGCATATCCGATAACCCGAGCTCTCAAATATGCTGGAAATAAAATAACCTCTATAATAGGTGCAAGAACATCCAAGCTACTAATTTTTGAGGAGGAAATGAGAAGGTATTCGGATGAATTGTACATATCTACAGATGATGGGACGAAGGGATATAAAGGCTTTGTGAGCGATATTCTCAGAAATTTGCTGGAGAAGGGATACATGTTTAATATGGTTTACGCCGTTGGCCCGGCTGTAATGATGAAAGCCGTAGCTGAAGTAACCAGACCATACAAAATTAAGACTATCGTAAGCTTAAACCCGATAATGGTAGATGGGATGGGTATGTGCGGAGCTTGCAGAGTAACTGTTAGTGGAAAAACAATGTTCGCATGCGTGAATGGTCCTGAATTTGACGCTCATGAAGTAGATTTTACTGAGTTAATTAGGAGACAAATGACTTTTCTCCAGGAGGAAAAGATGGCTCTTGAATTCTGGGAGGCAAACAAGAGGGGTAAGGCGGGTGTATTATGAGTAAATGGGATAGGTTTAAGGCGGTTCCAATGCCTAAACAGCCTCCTCAAGTAAGAATACATAACTTCAGTGAGGTTGCGTTGGGATACAGCGAAGAGCAAGCTTTAATAGAGGCTGAAAGATGCTTGCAATGTGCAAACCCACAGTGCGTTCTAGGATGCCCGGTTGAAATAGATATCCCAGCCTTCATTAGGCTTCTTAGAGAGGGAAAATTTAGGGAAGCCATAATGAAGATTAAGGAGAAGAATAATCTACCAGCAATCTGTGGCAGGGTCTGCCCGCAAGAGGACCAGTGCCAAAGAAATTGTGTATTAGGTAAGAGGGGGGATCCCGTCCAGATCGGTAGGTTGGAGAGGTTCTTGGCTGATTGGGAGCGGAAGCATAACGTCGAAATTCCTGAGAAAAAACCATCCACTGGAAAACGCGTAGCAGTCATAGGCTCCGGACCTGCTGGACTAACTGTGGCAGGCGACCTCGCTAAGCTCGGTCATGAAGTTGTAGTATACGAGGCCCTCCATGAGCCAGGAGGGGTTTTAGTGTATGGTATTCCAGAGTTTAGGCTCCCTAAAAGTGTTGTTCAGGCAGAGGTCGAATATATTGAGAGATTAGGGGTCAGCATAAAAACAAATACTTTAATCGGTAGACTTTATACGATCCCAGAGTTGTTGAACGATGAAGGATTTGATGCTGTCTTCATTGGAACTGGCGCTGGTCCACCAATTTTTATGGGAGTGCCTGGAGAGAACCTTTGTGGAATATATAGTGCGAATGAGTTCCTTATACGTGTGAATTTAATGAGATCTTACCTGTTCCCAAAGTGGGATACTCCAATTAAGGTTGGCGATAGGGTGGCTGTTATTGGCGCCGGGAATGTAGCAATGGATGCCTCGAGATGCGCCCTGAGGCTCGGAGCT
The DNA window shown above is from Candidatus Bathyarchaeia archaeon and carries:
- a CDS encoding TatD family hydrolase, giving the protein MELIDTHAHLEEVKDLKEAIKRADRVGVTAIIAVGSDYNSNLWVMHESHKYGTNRLKIYPALGLHPWGLDISKINETISLIEKNINNIIALGEVGLDYWCKDARKSDGVKGIQRETFLKILNLARESDKPVLVHSRGAWIDCVNMTIETGVKKAVFHWFSGPLEALKKILDHGYYISATPAAAYSKEHRKIIMKTPLENIVLETDSPVIYAGETSEPAHIIKALKAVAELKGESTEFVAEKTTENARKIFRLN
- a CDS encoding sulfide/dihydroorotate dehydrogenase-like FAD/NAD-binding protein; its protein translation is MYKIIEKREIAPSIKLFKVFAPEIAKKAQPGQFVILRVDDKGERIPLTLADWDAKEGTITLAFLEIGVSTRKLGELTKGDMILDVFGPLGNPTELRNYGSVCIVGGGVGIAAAYPITRALKYAGNKITSIIGARTSKLLIFEEEMRRYSDELYISTDDGTKGYKGFVSDILRNLLEKGYMFNMVYAVGPAVMMKAVAEVTRPYKIKTIVSLNPIMVDGMGMCGACRVTVSGKTMFACVNGPEFDAHEVDFTELIRRQMTFLQEEKMALEFWEANKRGKAGVL
- the gltA gene encoding NADPH-dependent glutamate synthase, whose protein sequence is MSKWDRFKAVPMPKQPPQVRIHNFSEVALGYSEEQALIEAERCLQCANPQCVLGCPVEIDIPAFIRLLREGKFREAIMKIKEKNNLPAICGRVCPQEDQCQRNCVLGKRGDPVQIGRLERFLADWERKHNVEIPEKKPSTGKRVAVIGSGPAGLTVAGDLAKLGHEVVVYEALHEPGGVLVYGIPEFRLPKSVVQAEVEYIERLGVSIKTNTLIGRLYTIPELLNDEGFDAVFIGTGAGPPIFMGVPGENLCGIYSANEFLIRVNLMRSYLFPKWDTPIKVGDRVAVIGAGNVAMDASRCALRLGAKEVHVVYRRSRAEMPAKKEEVENAEEEGVIFDFLTLPVAYHGDERGWVKKMECIRMHLSEPDESGRRRPAPIEGSNFMMDIDTVIVAIGRRPNSLIQQTTPELKVAEDGTIIVDEDLQTSIKGVYAGGDIVTGEATVISAMGAGKKAAKSIHKYLMENK